A genomic segment from Castor canadensis chromosome 1, mCasCan1.hap1v2, whole genome shotgun sequence encodes:
- the Selenoh gene encoding selenoprotein H: MAPRGKKRKAEAGVIATADKKEKLANGREEVEEAVVVIEHCTSURVYGRNAAAVSQALRQEAPELPVKVNPSKPRRGSFEVTLLRPDGSSSELWTGIKKGPPRKLKFPEPQEVVEELKKHLS, translated from the exons ATGGCTCCTCGCGGGAAGAAGCGGAAGGCCGAGGCCGGGGTGATCGCGACCGCGGATAAGAAGGAGAAACTGGCGAACGGCCGGGAAGAAGTGGAAGAGGCGGTCGTCGTCATTGAGCATTG CACGAGCTGACGCGTCTACGGGCGCAACGCTGCGGCAGTGAGCCAGGCGCTGCGCCAGGAGGCCCCGGAGCTGCCAGTGAAGGTGAACCCGTCCAAGCCTCGCAGGGGAAGCTTCGAGGTGACGCTGCTGCGCCCGGACGGCAGCA GTTCCGAGCTGTGGACTGGAATTAAGAAGGGGCCCCCACGCAAACTCAAATTCCCTGAGCCTCAGGAGGTGGTGGAAGAGCTGAAGAAGCACCTTTCGTAG
- the Tmx2 gene encoding thioredoxin-related transmembrane protein 2 isoform X1, with product MAVLAPLIALVYSVPRLSRWLARPYCLLSALLSAAFLLVRKLPPLCSGLPTQREDGNPCDFDWREVEILMFLSAIVMMKNRRSITVEQHVGNIFMFSKVANAILFFRLDIRMGLLYITLCIVFLMTCKPPLYMGPEYIKYFNDKTIDEELERDKKATWIVEFFANWSSDCQSFAPIYADLSLKYNCTGLNFGKVDVGRYTDVSTRVLSGPCRYKVSTSPLTKQLPTLILFQGGKEVMRRPQIDKKGRAVSWTFSEENVIREFNLNELYQRAKKLSKGGDHVREEQLVASTSTTVPDGESKKDK from the exons ATGGCGGTTCTGGCACCATTAATTGCTCTGGTGTATTCGGTGCCGCGGCTCTCACGATGGCTGGCCCGACCTTACTGCCTTCTTTCTGCCCTGCTCTCTGCTGCCTTCCTTCTCGTGAGGAAACTGCCTCCGCTCTGCTCCGGTCTCCCCACTCAGCGCGAAGATGGCAACCCGTGTGACTTTGATTGG AGAGAAGTGGAGATCTTAATGTTTCTCAGCGCCATTGTGATGATGAAGAACCGTAGATCCA TCACTGTGGAACAACATGTAGGCAACATCTTCATGTTTAGTAAAGTGGCAAACGCAATTCTTTTCTTCCGCCTGGATATTCGCATGGGCCTTCTTTATATCACACTCTGCATAG TGTTCCTGATGACCTGCAAACCCCCCTTGTATATGGGCCCTGAGTACATCAAATACTTCAATGATAAAACCATTGAT GAAGAACTGGAACGGGACAAGAAGGCAACTTGGATTGTGGAGTTCTTTGCTAACTGGTCCAGTGATTGCCAATCATTTGCTCCTATCTATGCTGACCTCTCTCTCAA gtaCAACTGTACAGGACTAAATTTTGGGAAGGTGGATGTCGGACGTTACACTGATGTTAGTACACG AGTCCTTTCTGGCCCCTGTAGGTACAAAGTGAGCACATCACCCCTGACCAAACAACTCCCTACCCTGATCCTGTTCCAAGGTGGGAAAGAGGTAATGCGGCGGCCACAGATTGACAAGAAAGGACGAGCTGTCTCTTGGACCTTCTCTGAG GAGAATGTGATTCGTGAATTCAACTTGAATGAGCTATACCAGCGGGCCAAGAAGCTATCAAAGGGTGGAGACCACGTCCGTGAGGAACAGCTTGTGGCCTCCACTTCCACCACTGTGCCAGATGGGGAAAGCAAGAAGGACAAATAA
- the Tmx2 gene encoding thioredoxin-related transmembrane protein 2 isoform X3, with the protein MAVLAPLIALVYSVPRLSRWLARPYCLLSALLSAAFLLVRKLPPLCSGLPTQREDGNPCDFDWREVEILMFLSAIVMMKNRRSITVEQHVGNIFMFSKVANAILFFRLDIRMGLLYITLCIVFLMTCKPPLYMGPEYIKYFNDKTIDEELERDKKATWIVEFFANWSSDCQSFAPIYADLSLKYNCTGLNFGKVDVGRYTDVQSEHITPDQTTPYPDPVPRWERGNAAATD; encoded by the exons ATGGCGGTTCTGGCACCATTAATTGCTCTGGTGTATTCGGTGCCGCGGCTCTCACGATGGCTGGCCCGACCTTACTGCCTTCTTTCTGCCCTGCTCTCTGCTGCCTTCCTTCTCGTGAGGAAACTGCCTCCGCTCTGCTCCGGTCTCCCCACTCAGCGCGAAGATGGCAACCCGTGTGACTTTGATTGG AGAGAAGTGGAGATCTTAATGTTTCTCAGCGCCATTGTGATGATGAAGAACCGTAGATCCA TCACTGTGGAACAACATGTAGGCAACATCTTCATGTTTAGTAAAGTGGCAAACGCAATTCTTTTCTTCCGCCTGGATATTCGCATGGGCCTTCTTTATATCACACTCTGCATAG TGTTCCTGATGACCTGCAAACCCCCCTTGTATATGGGCCCTGAGTACATCAAATACTTCAATGATAAAACCATTGAT GAAGAACTGGAACGGGACAAGAAGGCAACTTGGATTGTGGAGTTCTTTGCTAACTGGTCCAGTGATTGCCAATCATTTGCTCCTATCTATGCTGACCTCTCTCTCAA gtaCAACTGTACAGGACTAAATTTTGGGAAGGTGGATGTCGGACGTTACACTGAT GTACAAAGTGAGCACATCACCCCTGACCAAACAACTCCCTACCCTGATCCTGTTCCAAGGTGGGAAAGAGGTAATGCGGCGGCCACAGATTGA
- the Tmx2 gene encoding thioredoxin-related transmembrane protein 2 isoform X2, translating into MAVLAPLIALVYSVPRLSRWLARPYCLLSALLSAAFLLVRKLPPLCSGLPTQREDGNPCDFDWREVEILMFLSAIVMMKNRRSITVEQHVGNIFMFSKVANAILFFRLDIRMGLLYITLCIVFLMTCKPPLYMGPEYIKYFNDKTIDEELERDKKATWIVEFFANWSSDCQSFAPIYADLSLKYNCTGLNFGKVDVGRYTDVSTRYKVSTSPLTKQLPTLILFQGGKEVMRRPQIDKKGRAVSWTFSEENVIREFNLNELYQRAKKLSKGGDHVREEQLVASTSTTVPDGESKKDK; encoded by the exons ATGGCGGTTCTGGCACCATTAATTGCTCTGGTGTATTCGGTGCCGCGGCTCTCACGATGGCTGGCCCGACCTTACTGCCTTCTTTCTGCCCTGCTCTCTGCTGCCTTCCTTCTCGTGAGGAAACTGCCTCCGCTCTGCTCCGGTCTCCCCACTCAGCGCGAAGATGGCAACCCGTGTGACTTTGATTGG AGAGAAGTGGAGATCTTAATGTTTCTCAGCGCCATTGTGATGATGAAGAACCGTAGATCCA TCACTGTGGAACAACATGTAGGCAACATCTTCATGTTTAGTAAAGTGGCAAACGCAATTCTTTTCTTCCGCCTGGATATTCGCATGGGCCTTCTTTATATCACACTCTGCATAG TGTTCCTGATGACCTGCAAACCCCCCTTGTATATGGGCCCTGAGTACATCAAATACTTCAATGATAAAACCATTGAT GAAGAACTGGAACGGGACAAGAAGGCAACTTGGATTGTGGAGTTCTTTGCTAACTGGTCCAGTGATTGCCAATCATTTGCTCCTATCTATGCTGACCTCTCTCTCAA gtaCAACTGTACAGGACTAAATTTTGGGAAGGTGGATGTCGGACGTTACACTGATGTTAGTACACG GTACAAAGTGAGCACATCACCCCTGACCAAACAACTCCCTACCCTGATCCTGTTCCAAGGTGGGAAAGAGGTAATGCGGCGGCCACAGATTGACAAGAAAGGACGAGCTGTCTCTTGGACCTTCTCTGAG GAGAATGTGATTCGTGAATTCAACTTGAATGAGCTATACCAGCGGGCCAAGAAGCTATCAAAGGGTGGAGACCACGTCCGTGAGGAACAGCTTGTGGCCTCCACTTCCACCACTGTGCCAGATGGGGAAAGCAAGAAGGACAAATAA